In Paludibaculum fermentans, the genomic stretch CACGGCATGGCCTGCCGTTCCTCCGCCTGCGCCAGAAGCACCGGGCGGCGGAGGCTCCACAGAACCAATAGCACGGCATGAAGACCGAGTAGGATCTTGAAGATAGCAGGGCCGGAGGTGAGCGACCCGGGTGCGCGGCCGAACAGGGCCTCCAGCGCGGAGCCGGGCGTCAGAACCGCTGCCAACAGCAGGAGCAGCCCGATGCTGAGTACCCCGCGTTTCACTGTGGTGGCTCGTGTTCATGGGGATGCGACTGGCGCGTCAGCAGTCCCCAGGCTTCGCCCAGGCACCATGGCGTGGCGAACAGCAGCATCGCCGGCATACAACGCAGCCAGGTGAAGAATCCTCGGCCGGTGCGAACGGCACGGATCCCCGGCCGCAGTACGAGCAGAGGCGTAATGAGCGGCACGGCCAGGATGTAAACCCAACGCATCCAGGAGGATACCCAGTGAGCGCGGGCCGCGCCGAAGATCCGGCCCCAGGCGAAGCGCTCAGACATCATGGCCTGCACGTCGATGGGGCCGCGGTCCTGGTAGACCAGGATGCGCGGGGTTTGCCACAGCGTATGCCCCCGGCGCAGGAGTTCCCAGTTGACCGTCACCTCGTTATAACGATCGGTCCAGAGGTGCCGGACTTCCTCGAGCGCCGCACGTTTATAACCGGTGTTGACGTCGGTGAGGTAGTTGGCCGGCCCCTCCGGAAGCGGCAGTTGGTATCGCCCGAAATCCAGCAGAAAGACCGCCCAGTTGAAGACGTTGTGGTGCCTGTTCTCGACAGCCCCGCCGATGGCGGCGTGCGGCAACCGGTGCGCCTCGAGAACCTGGTCGCACCAGTCTGGGGCCGGAGCCCCCCAATCCTGTACTAAGGCAATGACTTCGCCCCGGGCAGCCTTCAGCCCCTGCGAAGCCCTGCGGTCAAACAGTTCATGCCGCGCCGTGACGGTCCCAGGCTTGGATTGTGTGAACGCATGGCCCAGATCCAGAAATTGGATCTCGGGAAAGCGGGCCTGAAACCGGTCCATGCCCTGCATCGAGTCGTCGAACGGCAGGATGACCTCGACCGGCTTACCCAGGGTTTGCGGCACGAGCGCCTCCAGACACCGGGAAAGTGTCTGCTGGTCACCCACCACGGCCACAACGACGGAGAGCCGGATCACTGCCTGCAATCGCTTTCCGATTCCTGAGCGGGCAGCGCGGCGCCGGGACCTGCTGGAGCCTGTGGTGTTCGCATGAAGCTCCCCATTTTCTCACGAGACGGCTGCGTGGCGACGGCCCATGCGGATGGCCTAAATCCAGCTTGAAAACAGAAGATTGAGGCAGCATAATCTCAGCTACTCCATACTGGATCGCTAGCGACAGAAAGACAAATCCATGAAACGATTGCTTTACATCTTCACCTGCCTGGGCCTGCTCAGCATGAGCGTGCCTGTTCAGGCTGCATCGGAGAAGGAAACAAAGGAAGAGAAGGACGCGCTAAAAGCCTGCGCGCAGATGGTGCTCTCCGGTCTGCGGAAGGTCGCCGACGTCCGCGACGCGCGATTCCTCGGCAAAGTCCAGGAAGATACAGCGCTCTGCCGGGGTGGCCAGAAGGCCCTGCAGTTCCGCAACACGCCCTGGGTCGACTGGTCGAACTACTGGGGTACGGGCGACATGTCCACGCGGCTGCCCGGTCTCATCTTTAAGGACGCACCAGGGAAACGCGGAGTCCGAGGCGCGCTGATGGACCTGGAGTTCCAGCGCATCGAACTGATCAAGTTCAACCTGTTTGAAAACAGTGGCACCTACAAGGAGTACGTCCTGGGTCGTGACGGAGTGGGCGGACCCGCGCTCAAACGTTGGGACGCCATGCGTCTACCGGCCTCCAGCCCGTTCTTTGCGGCCGTGGGCGGCGAGGGTCAGCAGGTCTGCAAAGGCGACCTGACCCGGGCGCGGACGCTCACCGGGATCTGCAACGACGTGGTGAATCCGGCGATGGGCTCCGCCGGGCAGCTCTTTGCCCGCAATGTTGAGTTTGAGGCGACATTCCCTGACCTGAGTTCCGACCAACTGGCAAGGAACCGCCATGGCGACCGCCTGGGCCTGCTGAAGCCGGATCCGCAGGTGATCAGCCGCAAGCTGTTCACTCGCCCCCAGAGCAATCCCGACGCCTGCCGCGAGGGCTTTGGCATGCCCGGGATGCCCGTCGATGCCAACTGCGACTACAAGAAGGCTCCGTTCTTCAATGTCCTGGCCGCCTATTGGATCCAGTTCATGACCCACGACTGGTTCTCGCATATGGACGAGGGCCACAACGCACAGGAATACATGAAGGTCGGCTGCGAATCGCAGAAGGTGAACGGCGTGGAGACACCGCTGACCGAGGAGGACGCCAAACGCCTGGGCTGCCGTCCCGACGACCGCGTCGACAAGGGCTTCGTCGCCAACGACGCGGCTCCGGAGAAGTTCACCAGCGGCAGCCGGGAGTACATGACGCGCGCGCCCAAGGTGATGGCCAACAACAACACCGCCTGGTGGGATGCGTCGCAGATCTACGGCTATGACGAACGCTCGCAGAAGCGCGTGAAGCGCGATCCGGCCGACCGCGCCAAGCTCCTGCTGGTTACCAACAGAGGCAAGCCCGGCTACCTGCCCGTCTTCGACGCCAACGATCCCATCAGTCCGCAGTGGACCGGCCAGGAGACGGCGGCCTTCCCCGACAACTGGACCATCGGCCTCAGCTTCCTGCACACGGTCTTCACGCGCGAGCACAACGCGTTCGTCGACGAGTTCCGCAAGCTGGCGGCGAAGAAGCCGAATGACGATTCCGGCCTGCGCAATCCGGCCGACCCGAAGAAGAAGATCGCCTACAAGGACGTCACGCCGGACGAGCTGTTTGAATGCGCCCGGCTGGTGGTGGCAGCGGAAATCGCCAAGATCCACACCACGGAGTGGACGCCACAACTGCTCTACGACGAACCGCTCTATGCCGCGATGAATGCCAACTGGAACGGCCTGCTGGGCAGCGGCGGCGGCGACGTCTCCAAGGTGCTGAACGACATCGTCACGAAGAACTTCGGCAAGTCCGACGACGTGAAGAAGGCGACCTCCTGGTATTCGGTCTTTGCCAGCGGCCCGGGCATCTTCGGACTGGGTAGCAAGGTGAGGGGCTACGACATGACGAAGCCGGAGTTTCTGAACGGTGGCGTGAATCACTTCGGCTCGCCGTTCAATTTCCCCGAGGAGTTTGTCACGGTCTACCGGCTGCACCCGCTGCTGCCGGACCTGATCGAATACCGCGAGCTCGACAAGGATCCCAACAAGATCGCCAGCAAGATCCCGATTATCGAGACGTTTGAAGCCAAAGCAACGCCCATGATGGACGAGCGCGGAGCCGCCAACTGGGGTCTCAGCCTGGGCCGCCAGCGCCTGGGCCTGCTGACACTGCAGAACCATCCGCAATTCCTGCAGAACATCACATTGAGCCGCCTGGACAGTCCAACCAAGAAGCTCGATCTGGCTGCGCTCGACCTCATCCGCGATCGTGAACACGGCGTTCCGCGCTTCAATGAGTTCCGCCGCCAGTACGGCCTGCGTCAACTCACCAGCTTCGACGACTTCGCCGACGCGCATCTGCCGGCCGATTCGCCGGAGAAAGCCGAGCAGCTCAAAATGACCGCGCTGCTGCGGGAAGTCTACGGGCAGCACGTGTGCGATGCCTCGAAGGTGATCACCGATGCGCAGAAGAACGAGGACGGCACGCCGATCAACGACTGCCTGGGCAAGCCGAATGGGACGACTGTCGACAACATCGAGGATGTCGACACGGTGGTGGGCTGGCTGGCGGAATACACGCGGCCGCATGGCTACGCCATCTCGGAAACCCAGTTTGTCGTGTTCATCCTGAACGCCTCGCGGCGTCTCTTCAGCGACCGCTTCTTTACCTCCAGCTTCCGGCCCGAGTTCTATACGACGCTGGGTGTCGAGTGGGTGAATCACAACGGACCCGGCGGCGAGGTCATGGAAAAAGGTGAGCCGAATGGGCACAAACAACCCGTCTCGCCGTTCAAGCGTGTGCTGCTGCGTACGGTGCCGGAATTGGCGCCGGAGCTCAGCAATGTCGTGAATGTGTTCGATCCGTGGAATCGCGATCGCGGCTCCTACTACACCCTGGAGTGGAAGCCGCGTCCCGGAGCCGAGCAGGATCCGGCGTTTAGCAAGCCGTGAACGCGGCTGTTCCCAACCTGCGGTGGACGGCTTCTGCGACCAACCCGAAGCCGTCCACACGGAACTCCCTTTGGGCTGGAGCTACAGGATCAACGATCCTGCGCCAGCAGCCGCACGGGTCCGAATAAGCCGGAGCGTAGCGGCTCGAGCTCCGTCCAGGGCCGCTGGCCGGAGGTAGTAATGTTGGTACTCGTGATGCGCTGGGCGGCCGGCAAATGCGAATCACCCACCAGCCGGTTGTACCAGGTGTTCGTCACCTCGACTACCAGTTCGTTCGCACCGTCCTTCATGGCGGCGGTGCAATCGGCCTGGAAAGGCGCCGTCCACAGGACGCCCAGTGATTTGCCGTTGAGCCACGCTTCGCCGATGGTCCAGAGATCGCCGAGATCGAGCAGGACCTTCCCCGCTTTGCCGGCCGTGCCCGCAGGCACCTGAAAGGCCTGGCGGTAGCGGGCTGAGCCGGAGAAGAACTTCACGCCGGGGTCGGTGCTGGCTGTCCACGAATCCAGGCTGGTCATTTGGACGGACGCGGGTGCTCCGAGCTCCTTCTCGAACTCGACGGTCCAGGGTCCACCCAACCCCATCAACTCGCGCGGCGCGGGTGCAGGTACAGCCGTGACACCGGCCTTGGCGGGCCTCCGGAATATGACGAAGGTGGAGCCATTGCGGTCCAGCGCGAGCGGGACATCGACGGACTGCGAGGCTGCGGTGTAGCTGGGTGCGTCCGAGATCGAGGCAGAGACGGGATCCCACAGTTCCGGCACGCGTTGCGGTACGCGGAACTTCGCGGCCGCTTTGACGGGTGCGGTGGTCGTGTTGCGCACGAAGTAGATATCCGCATCGGCCGTGCGGCGATGTGTGAAGTCGAGGGTCGAAGGCGCGGTGAAGTCGGGGGCGATCTTCATGGCGCTGAGAACATCTTTTACGGGCTTGCCCCAGATCACGCGGCCTTTGCCGTGGACGCGCTCTCCGGCGGCCGGAATCGCTCCGGCGCCCCAAAGTTGGTCAGCCAGCGCACGGACCTTCGAGTCGCTCTGGGGATAGCCTTCCAGCCCCACGGCATGGCTTGGCTTCGGCCCCAGCACGGTGGCGCCTGCCGCTACCAACTGCTCGATCTTCGCGAGCACCGCAGGGTGCGCCTCGACGGAATCCGGCAGCACGAGCAACGCGTAACTGGGTCCGTTCGGCACCGTCAACCGGCCGTCCTTTACGCTGAGCCGGTTGAGGATCACGTCGGAGTTCGTGACGTCGTAGTCGTAGCCCGCCGGATCGAGTTGGCGCGGCGGAATGAACTTATAGCCGCCGTCGCCATAGTAGTAGAGGATGTCGGCCACGAAGTCGCCGCGCTGCAGCAGGTACGACGAGCGGGCGAGATAGTCGACGAAGGGCCGGGCCTTCGGCCACCATGTGACGTTGCGATTGATGTGCGTACCGGCGACATAGGCCCAACCGGGCTTGCCGGCCTGCGGAGCGTTGTGAGCCCACGTGTGCCACACGAAGTGATTGCCGCCCTCGACGAAGACGCGATCGGCGCTCCACTTGATGTCCTGCGGCCCTTCGCGCCACTCTTCAAAAGAGGTGAAGGACTCCAGGTTAACGCGGGGCTTGTTGTAGAGGTGTCCCGCGGAAGCGGTCTCCTTCACCACCCACAAACCGCTCACATCGGGCCACCAGGGCCAGAACTCGCCCTGGATGTCATCCACCGCATTGTTGGCGGCCAGCGCGTCAACCGGCACGTTGTGAATGGGCGGTCCGGGTCCGCCTGCCTCGGATTTGATCGTGAGACCCGCCTTGTGGGCGGACTCGCGCGCGGCCACGTAATAGGCGTCGATCAGGACCTCGCTGAGGGTCTTGCGGTAGTCAAAGAGGAATCGCTCGGTCTGGTCTTCGGTCCCGACGCGCGCTCCCAACACCGCGGGCAGATAGGGCTCCATCGCATAGCCGCGCCGCCGCTGGAATTCCTGGGTAAAGGTGGGGGACCACACCGGACCGCGCACCTCGTAGCTCGCCAGATAGAGATTCCCAATGCCGCTCTTGCTGAGGTCGCCGAAGGTTTCGCGCAACCGGGCGATGACGTAATCCATGTGGGCGCGCGTCGCTTCGGCGCTGAGGTGATCCGTGGCCCAACCGTCGGAGTTCGGACTCGGGACCTTAAGCCGCTCTCCGGTGTTCATGCAGACGAAGCGGAGGATCGTCCAGTGGCCGGGGGGCGCGGTCCACTTCAAGTGCCCCTGGGCGTCGACTTGCGCCGTGACATTCACCAGCTCAGTGGCGGAATTGAACAGGAAAGGCGGCAGACCCGCGGAGGCGAACACTCCGCCCGGCCCAGTGGTGCTGGCGTCGTTGATGTTGTCGACATTCCAGGCGCCGTCGTAGCCCAGCGGCGTGGGTCCACGCAGCACCAGGGCGCCGTTGCTGTACCGATTGGCGGCGCGCGCGGCGGCAACGTTCAGTCCTTCATCGTTGAACAGCGAGAATTCGCCAAGAGTCCATCGCGGCCTGGCCGAGTCGTGCCCACTCAGCAACCGCAACCGGATGTACTGGGCACGCGTCCCAGCAGGCAGGGCGAACTTCTTCGGACCCGGACCAGGCTCTAGCGTCCCGCGCAGAACTTCGTGGAATTCTTCATCGCGCCAGCCCGTAGTGGAGACCGCCAGGCTGAATTCCTTCGTCGGGGTCATGGTGGCAGCCAGGTCCGCCGGAGCCTTGGCGTCACCGTTGTCGAGCACGGCCTCTTTCAGGGTGTGGATGCGGTTCGGCTCCAGCCGCAGCACCAGTTCATGGCCCGGGCTCCGTTTCGCGTCGCGCACAGCCAGCACGGCGACATCCTTCCAGAAGGCGGGCTTTCCGTCGGGGCCCTTGGGCGCGGCCGGGGTCGCCATCGGAAACGGCAGCAACACGTCGACGGCTTTGCCGCCCTCCACTGTGGTCTCCGTCGGATAGAGCCCCATGCTGGCGTGGCGCGGCTCAATCCAATGGCCGCCCAGATCCCAGCTACTGATGACGGAGATGTCGACGGGCAGGCCGAGGGAGCGAGCCTGGTCCACCGACTTCTTCATCTGCCCCATCCACTCCGGGCTCAGGAATGCCGGGCCCGCCGGCGGACGCGCATTCCTGTCTCCGCCCGCGCCCATGTCGAACAGCAGCAGCCCGCCGAAGCCCATGTCCTTCATGGCCTGCAGGTCTTTCTGGGCGGAGGGGGGATCGACGAAGCCGTTCATCCAGAGCCAGTAGACATCGGGCCGGGCCATGGGTGGCGGATTGCGGAAGCCCTGCTCCAGCGAAGGAGCCGGCTGCGTCTGCGCCCACATCGCCGCGGCGGAAAGGGCGCTCAATACAAACAACGGAGATTTCATACGTGGTTCTCCCGGGAACTACGGTCAGCCAGCCGAGACACGGCTACACAATGACGTGTTCAATACCGAGGGCTGTGGCGATGCGCGCCAGGGTCTGCGCTCGATGCCCGATGCCCAATGCAAAGTGATGCGTTGGGCCGGCGGCCACCCAACGCTTGAGAAACGTTCGCACGTCGGGCTCAAAGAACCCGCGCGTATTCGTATTGCCGGTGGCGGGGATGGGACCGTCCACACTTTGGCCTTCCGCCAGCACAAATTTGAAGCGGCCCTGCGCGGTAAGCCCGATGCTCAGCATCGTGATGGGCCCGTCCTTGATGCGGAACTCCACGCTGGCGCCATTGCCGGGCTTGCCATGATACTTGGTCAGGCTGCGCAGCACGGGCTTGCCGTCCGCAATGTTGATGTGGTGCGGGCCGTCGTGGCCCACCAGGACAAAGCCTTCCTTGAAGTCGATGGGATGGAACTCGGCGAAGCTGCCGCCGATGTCGATGCGGTCCATCAGCAGCATGGCCAGGCACGTCTTCAGATCGGACTCGCCGCACATCGGGAAGCCGGCAGCCGTCAGCAGCGAGTTGCCGACGATCAGGTTCGTCACAATCGTGCGTAGTTCGCTGCCGGGCTCACCCTCGTAGTAATAGGCGAGTCCATCGAGTTCGTGGTGCTCGACAAACTTATCCAGGGTGACAGCCACACGCGCGGCCGTGGTCAGGTGCTCGTCCGACAGGCGGCGTGTCAGCGGATCGGAACCCGGATCCGGCGTATCGAACAGCTCCAGGATCTCCTGCCGTTTCTCATCGATCTCTTCCCCTGTGACGTCGCGCGACAACCGCAGCAGATCGTCGGCTTCGGTTTGAACAATGTGGCAGCCGAAGGCCGCGGTGAGCGCGGTCTGGTCGGTCTGCATGTCCAGCATGTGCTCGATGGGATGGCCGAAGTGGCCGATGCGGGCGCGGCGAGCCGAGTTCAGCGCCATGGCAACATCGCACCAGTCGGCGATCTCGGCATCGGCTTGGGGGTCGTTCTCCAGCGTGCCGAGGATCACCTCCGGGGCGGGCTTGCCCATGCGGATAGCCACGCCGGTAAACTCCGGCACTGAGCAGAAATCGTCGTTCACCAGTTGCATGTACGTGGTGGCGTTCGCGTAATCCAGTGCCGCCAGCGGCTGCAGCGCCACCAGCACAATGGGCACGTCCAGACTCCGCACGATAATGCCGAACGTGGCCGAGGTGGCGTAGGTGACCATGTCGCAGAACACCAGGTCGAGGTCGGCGGCCTTTAGCCGGGCGGCCAGTGCGTAGGCGTCCTGCGCCTTATCCACTATGCCGAAATTGACGACCTCCACCCGATTGGCCTGGATCTTGCTGTCCAGAATATTCAGCTTGTTGTGCAGCTCATCCAGCAGGCCGGGAAACTGTTTCCAATAGACATGGTAACCGACTCCGAAGAGGCCGACCCGCGCGGTGCGCGGCTTGCGGCGAGGGACTCTCATGCGATTTCTCCTAATGCGGCATGGGGCCGCGGGCGGTGTCCGGAGGCAAGCACGACCCACGCAATGGGGTACAAAATGGCGGACACCAGAAAAACAGGTGCGAACGAGTAGTGGTCGATGACGGGACCAGTCACCAGGTTGGAGAGCATGGCGGCGATGCCGCCGCACGTGCCGGTCAACCCGACAGCGGTGCCCACCTCGTGAGGCGCCACTGTGTCGCCGATCAAGGTAATGAAGTTGGCGATCCACACGCCGTGCGCCATCATCAGCAGTGACATCAACCCGATGGCGATGGGCGCCGTGGGCGCGGACGAGGCCAGCCAGGAAGCCGGTGTGACCACCGCGGCGATCAGCATCATGGTCATGCGTGCGCGCCGCGGCGCCCACCCGCGCGTCACCATGACGTCGGACACCCGCCCCGCGGCGATGTTGGTGATGCCCAGTGCGAAGAACGGGATCCAGGTGAGCGAGCCGATTGCGTCCAGCGACAGACCGCGCTCGCGGGACAGATACTGCGGAATCCAGAACATATAGAAGTAGAAAACAGGGTCGAAGAAGAACCGCGCCAGCAACAGGCGCCGCACTTCGGGCCGGGCCAGCAGTGAACCGAAGCTGACCTTCTCCGCCGAGCGTCCCACGGGTCTGGGCAGTTCGACTCCGCGGAACGCGAACAGCCAAGCCGCCAGCCAAAGCAGCCCAATCAGCGCGGTACCGAGGAAGGCGCCGCGCCAGCCCAGGGAACCCGCAGCCCAGGCTGTCAGAGGCGGGGCGATGACGGCCCCAAACGCGGATCCACCATTCGCAAAGCCCACGGCCAGGGCGCGCTGCTCCGGTGCGGTCCATTCCACCGCGCCCTTGGTGACGGCGGGGAAGCAGGCTCCCTCGCCGACCCCGAGCAAGAATCGCGATGCGCCCAAGGTCCAGGCTCCAGTGGCCAGTGAGTGGGCCGCGCTGGCCAACGACCAGAGGCCCACCGACAAGGCGAGCCCCAGCTTCGTGCCCACGCGATCCATCAATCGTCCACCCAGCGAGAACATCACCGTGTAGCTGAGCACAAAGGCGAACACCACGCGCGAATACTCCGTATTCGACATGCGGAAATCCGCCATCAGCTTCGGCGCCAGGACGCTGAGCACCTGGCGATCCAGGAAGCTAAGCGCCGTGGCACAGAACAGGAGCCCGCACAGCAGCCAGGCTCGGGCTGGGGTCATGGGTTTCAGAAGTAGAACCTCAGGGCGAACTGCAGGATGCGCGGGCCGCGCGCCGCCGTGAAGGCTCCAAAGTTGGTATTCACCTGGTTGCCGGAAGCGTCGAAACGCGCCGTCGTGTCCAGGCCGCTGAATTGCGTGTGGTTGAACAGGTTGTACGCTTCGGCACGGAACTGCAGCTTCATCGACTCCCGGATGGGGAAGTCCTTGAACAGCGACATGTCGAAGTTGTTCACGCCAGGCCCGCGGATCTGTGTCGTGGCCGAGTTGCCCACCGTGCCGACCGCCGGCCGCGCGAACATCTCCGTCTTGAAGTTCCGGGCAAAGGTCCGCTCGCCCTTGGGCAGCACCGCGTCGCCCAACACCACAACGCGCGCCCCCTGTGTGGCCGAGCCCGTGATGTCCAGCGAGTTCGTGGTGGCGTAGCCGATGCCCAGCGGAGATCCGCTGATGAAACTGGTGATGCCCGAGAGTTGCCAGTCTTGCAGCGCATATCTGGCGACGCGCGATTGCACGGGCACCTTAGGCAGGTTCCAGACCCAATCCAGCTTGAAGATGTGTGTGCGGTCGAAGCTCGCCAGGCCGTAGTTCCAAACCCGGACCGGCACCTGGACGCTGACGCCCGTGGTGTCGAAGTCGGCGTAATCCATCGCCTTCGACCACGTCCACGATAGACCGAACTGCACGCTTTGCGTGAAGCGGCGGCGCGCCGTCACCTGTAGGGAGTGGTAGTTGGACGAACCGGCCGGCTCGCTCAGCAGGACGTCGTTGTAGCCCTTCAATGGCCGCAGGAACGCCGAGGCGAGTGGCGTGGAGGGATTCGAAGGATCCGCGTTCGCCGCCTGGAAGTTGGCGCCGAGCGGGATGGGATTCAGATTGCGGCGCCAGAGCAGATTGCGCCCCAATGACCCGATGTAGCCGACATCGACCACGGTCTTGAAGCCAATGTCCTGCTGCACACTGAAGCTGTAGTTGATCACCTTCGGCAGCTTGTCGGTACGGTCCAACCCGTTCACGCTCTGCGGGAACGTCGCACCTGACGACGAGAGCAGCGACCCGATCGTCGAATAGTACACGGTTGGATTGCTGACGATCGGCAACTGCGATGAGAACAGAGTGTAGTTGTCCGACATGTTGGGCCGATTGTAGAACATGCCGATGCCGCCGCGAACCGCGGTCTTTGCATTGCCAAAGACGTCATAGGCGAAGCCGAGCCGCGGACCCACACGCAGCCCATAGGTATCGATCAGTGAGCGCGGATACCCGCCTTGTCCCGAAACCGCCATCCCGTCCGCCGCGTCGCCGGTGCCGGGAGCAATCGCTCCGATCAGCGCGGCCGGATAGGTGACGCCCGTTACGGGATGAACACCGGCTCGAACTCCGTTCACCCGCGTGGGCTGGATCAACTGGACAGCCTTCGCCGGATCATACAGTTCGGAGGAGAAGGACGACAGCTTATCCGTCGACATATAGATAGGCACCAGGTAGTGGAAACGGACGCCCAGTTCCAGCGTCAGCCGCCGCGTAGCGCGCCACGAATCCTGGGCGAACCACTCCACCGCATGCTGGCGGAAGTGCAGATACACGCGGCTCGACGGCTCTGTATACGTGCTGAACACACCCAGCGCGGCGTTGGAATACGCATACCCCGTATTCAACGGGTTGTTCGTATCGTTCGCGAAGCTGAACGCCCCGGCGAAGTTGCCGTCGCCATTCGCGCCCTGGTAGTTCCGCTCAATCATGATGCCGGCCTTCAGTGTATGCGCACCCAGCGTTTTGGTGAGATTATTCGTCAGGTTGAACGCCTGCAGGTTCTGCTGGAACGGGAAACGGCCTTCCATGAAGAGCGATGCCGCGTTCGTCACGCCCCCAAACGTTGCGTTGGGAATGAAGTTCAGGGGATTGGCCGAAGGGCTGAACTGCGCCGCGGTATACCCGGCCGCCGCGCGCGTATTCCGCTTCACCTCATCGTCCGTGGCGCTGTTGCCTTCCGGCCTCCGCGTGAAGCCCAGGCTCATTTCGTTGATCAGCGAGGGGCTGAGGATCCCCGTATAGCGCAGCACGTAGCCCTGTCCGCGCAACTGGTAGGTCTTCACAATCTGCGACCAGTTCGCGCCCGTGTTCGTCAGCACGCCGTACCCGCCCGTCTGCCGGTCAAGGAACGACGCGAACGTGAACGCCAGCGTATGTTTCGGCGTGAGGTTGTAGTCCATGCGCAGGTTCTCCATGCGCAGCGGCGTGTCATTCACGCTCTGCTCCACATAGTTATACCGGCCGGCCGAGATCCCGCGATCGTTGAAGTTGGGCATCGGAAACACCTTCATCAACGCCAGTCCGCTGGAATCCAGCCGGTTGGCCGGGATCACATTGCCCGGGAACTGCGCCTTGGTGTTCGGATCGATGACGCTGATCAGCTTGTTGTTCAGATCCACCGACTGCGAGAAATCGCCAGTCCGCTCCAACGCCGTCGGCACCGTCAACTGCCGTACCGCCTGGCTCACCTTCAGCGGCCAGAACTCCTGCGACCAGAAGAAGAACAGCTTGTCCTTGTTCTTGTTGAAGCCCCCAGGCAGCACCACCGGGCCGCCGATGTTGTAGTTCCACGTGTTGTAGCGATACCGCTGCTTGGGCGTGCCCAGACGATTGTTGAAGAAGTTGTTCGCGTTGAACTGCTCGTGCCGCTTGAAGTACGAGCCCAAGCCGTGGAAGTCCTTCGCGCCAGACTTCGTCACCAGGTTGATCGTCGCGCCGGAGCTCCGCCCATACTCCGCCGGATAGTTCGTCAACAGCACCTTCACCTCGGCGATGGCATCCTGGCCCAGCGTGACCGACGA encodes the following:
- a CDS encoding glycosyltransferase, whose protein sequence is MIRLSVVVAVVGDQQTLSRCLEALVPQTLGKPVEVILPFDDSMQGMDRFQARFPEIQFLDLGHAFTQSKPGTVTARHELFDRRASQGLKAARGEVIALVQDWGAPAPDWCDQVLEAHRLPHAAIGGAVENRHHNVFNWAVFLLDFGRYQLPLPEGPANYLTDVNTGYKRAALEEVRHLWTDRYNEVTVNWELLRRGHTLWQTPRILVYQDRGPIDVQAMMSERFAWGRIFGAARAHWVSSWMRWVYILAVPLITPLLVLRPGIRAVRTGRGFFTWLRCMPAMLLFATPWCLGEAWGLLTRQSHPHEHEPPQ
- a CDS encoding glycosyl hydrolase, giving the protein MKSPLFVLSALSAAAMWAQTQPAPSLEQGFRNPPPMARPDVYWLWMNGFVDPPSAQKDLQAMKDMGFGGLLLFDMGAGGDRNARPPAGPAFLSPEWMGQMKKSVDQARSLGLPVDISVISSWDLGGHWIEPRHASMGLYPTETTVEGGKAVDVLLPFPMATPAAPKGPDGKPAFWKDVAVLAVRDAKRSPGHELVLRLEPNRIHTLKEAVLDNGDAKAPADLAATMTPTKEFSLAVSTTGWRDEEFHEVLRGTLEPGPGPKKFALPAGTRAQYIRLRLLSGHDSARPRWTLGEFSLFNDEGLNVAAARAANRYSNGALVLRGPTPLGYDGAWNVDNINDASTTGPGGVFASAGLPPFLFNSATELVNVTAQVDAQGHLKWTAPPGHWTILRFVCMNTGERLKVPSPNSDGWATDHLSAEATRAHMDYVIARLRETFGDLSKSGIGNLYLASYEVRGPVWSPTFTQEFQRRRGYAMEPYLPAVLGARVGTEDQTERFLFDYRKTLSEVLIDAYYVAARESAHKAGLTIKSEAGGPGPPIHNVPVDALAANNAVDDIQGEFWPWWPDVSGLWVVKETASAGHLYNKPRVNLESFTSFEEWREGPQDIKWSADRVFVEGGNHFVWHTWAHNAPQAGKPGWAYVAGTHINRNVTWWPKARPFVDYLARSSYLLQRGDFVADILYYYGDGGYKFIPPRQLDPAGYDYDVTNSDVILNRLSVKDGRLTVPNGPSYALLVLPDSVEAHPAVLAKIEQLVAAGATVLGPKPSHAVGLEGYPQSDSKVRALADQLWGAGAIPAAGERVHGKGRVIWGKPVKDVLSAMKIAPDFTAPSTLDFTHRRTADADIYFVRNTTTAPVKAAAKFRVPQRVPELWDPVSASISDAPSYTAASQSVDVPLALDRNGSTFVIFRRPAKAGVTAVPAPAPRELMGLGGPWTVEFEKELGAPASVQMTSLDSWTASTDPGVKFFSGSARYRQAFQVPAGTAGKAGKVLLDLGDLWTIGEAWLNGKSLGVLWTAPFQADCTAAMKDGANELVVEVTNTWYNRLVGDSHLPAAQRITSTNITTSGQRPWTELEPLRSGLFGPVRLLAQDR
- a CDS encoding L-fucose/L-arabinose isomerase family protein: MRVPRRKPRTARVGLFGVGYHVYWKQFPGLLDELHNKLNILDSKIQANRVEVVNFGIVDKAQDAYALAARLKAADLDLVFCDMVTYATSATFGIIVRSLDVPIVLVALQPLAALDYANATTYMQLVNDDFCSVPEFTGVAIRMGKPAPEVILGTLENDPQADAEIADWCDVAMALNSARRARIGHFGHPIEHMLDMQTDQTALTAAFGCHIVQTEADDLLRLSRDVTGEEIDEKRQEILELFDTPDPGSDPLTRRLSDEHLTTAARVAVTLDKFVEHHELDGLAYYYEGEPGSELRTIVTNLIVGNSLLTAAGFPMCGESDLKTCLAMLLMDRIDIGGSFAEFHPIDFKEGFVLVGHDGPHHINIADGKPVLRSLTKYHGKPGNGASVEFRIKDGPITMLSIGLTAQGRFKFVLAEGQSVDGPIPATGNTNTRGFFEPDVRTFLKRWVAAGPTHHFALGIGHRAQTLARIATALGIEHVIV
- a CDS encoding peroxidase family protein — translated: MKRLLYIFTCLGLLSMSVPVQAASEKETKEEKDALKACAQMVLSGLRKVADVRDARFLGKVQEDTALCRGGQKALQFRNTPWVDWSNYWGTGDMSTRLPGLIFKDAPGKRGVRGALMDLEFQRIELIKFNLFENSGTYKEYVLGRDGVGGPALKRWDAMRLPASSPFFAAVGGEGQQVCKGDLTRARTLTGICNDVVNPAMGSAGQLFARNVEFEATFPDLSSDQLARNRHGDRLGLLKPDPQVISRKLFTRPQSNPDACREGFGMPGMPVDANCDYKKAPFFNVLAAYWIQFMTHDWFSHMDEGHNAQEYMKVGCESQKVNGVETPLTEEDAKRLGCRPDDRVDKGFVANDAAPEKFTSGSREYMTRAPKVMANNNTAWWDASQIYGYDERSQKRVKRDPADRAKLLLVTNRGKPGYLPVFDANDPISPQWTGQETAAFPDNWTIGLSFLHTVFTREHNAFVDEFRKLAAKKPNDDSGLRNPADPKKKIAYKDVTPDELFECARLVVAAEIAKIHTTEWTPQLLYDEPLYAAMNANWNGLLGSGGGDVSKVLNDIVTKNFGKSDDVKKATSWYSVFASGPGIFGLGSKVRGYDMTKPEFLNGGVNHFGSPFNFPEEFVTVYRLHPLLPDLIEYRELDKDPNKIASKIPIIETFEAKATPMMDERGAANWGLSLGRQRLGLLTLQNHPQFLQNITLSRLDSPTKKLDLAALDLIRDREHGVPRFNEFRRQYGLRQLTSFDDFADAHLPADSPEKAEQLKMTALLREVYGQHVCDASKVITDAQKNEDGTPINDCLGKPNGTTVDNIEDVDTVVGWLAEYTRPHGYAISETQFVVFILNASRRLFSDRFFTSSFRPEFYTTLGVEWVNHNGPGGEVMEKGEPNGHKQPVSPFKRVLLRTVPELAPELSNVVNVFDPWNRDRGSYYTLEWKPRPGAEQDPAFSKP